The Streptomyces sp. NBC_00162 sequence AGACCGGTGGCCTCCACCCGCACCACCACCCCGGCCGCCGGCGGACGCGGATCCGCGACCTCCCTGACCTCGGCCGGCTCGCCGTACCGCTCGAACACCACCGCGCGCATGCCAACCGCCCTCCACTCGAAATGCCCCGCACGCTACCCGGCGCCGTCCGGGGCGGCGGCCCGGGCCAGGGCGAGCACCCCCGCGCAGATCAGGGCCAGGCCCAGCAGCTGGGGCAGCAGCCACCACTGCACCCGCACGTGTTCCTCGTACAGCAGCACGCCCAGCGCCACGCTGACGCTCGCGTCCCCGAGGGTCAGCGCGGGCTGCGAGGCGACCAGCGGGCCGCCCTGCATGGCGTGTTCGAGCAGGAGCAGCGCGCAGATGCCGCTCGCGGCGAAGGCGTACGTCTCCCAGGTGGTCAGGAACGCGCCGATGCCGCCCTCGTCGAGGACGTGCATGGCGGACTTCATCAGGGCGGCGGTCAGCGCGTAACAGACGGCGGTGGCCGCGCCCAGGCACCCGGCCCGCATCCGCCCGGGCGGCCGCCGCAGTCCGGCCACGGCCAGCAGGGCCACCGCCACCGCGCACGCCGCCAGGGCCAGCACCCACCGGTCGAGCGGTACGTGCGTACGGTTCCCCTCGGGCGAGGCGGCCGCCAACGCGATCCCCAGCCCGGCCACCACCCCCGCCACGGCGAGCCACAGCGCCCCCGGCAGCCGGGTCCGCGTCACCAGCGAGGCGATCAGCAGCGCGAGCGGCAGCTCCAGTACGAACAGCGGCTGTACGAGGGCCAGCGCGCCCGTGGCGAGCGCGACGGCCTGCCCGACCCCGGCCGCGATCACGGCCAGGATCCCGGCGATCCACAGGGGCCGCCGCAGCAGGTCGAGGACGAGGCCGAACCGGAAGCCGTCGCTCTGCGGCACGGTGAGCGCGGCCCGCCGCTGGAGCACCGTCGCCAGTGCGTTGCTGAGCGCCGCGAACAGCGCGAAGAGGACCGGCAGGACGAAGCCCATGCCCCGATCCTCACCGATCCCGCGCCCCGCGCGGCGCCGCGACACCCCGATGGGAGCTAGGGGGTGTCTGACCCTCCGCCGGTGGCCCGGCGCAGGGTCAGCGCCGCCAGGGCCTCGGGGGCGCCCGACTGGCCGCGGACGCCGGGGAAGGCGTTCACGTCCACGATCAGCGGTGTGCCGCCGCCGGCGTCGATGATGTCCACGCCGTAGACGTCCAGCGCGAAGGCCGCGCCGGCCGCCCGCACCAGATCGGCCCAGCCGGCGGGCAGTTCGGCCAGGGCCAGCGGCAGGTTGGGCCCGCGCCCGCCCGGCGAGAGCTCGGAGCGGCGCAGGGCCGCGAAGACCTGGTCCCCGATCGCCCACAGCTTGTGGTCCCAGCCGCTGTTGGGCGCGAAGTCCTGCACCACCACCGGTTCGCCCGGCCACCGCGCCGCCAACTCCCGCAGCCCCGCGGCGTCGTCCACCCGGGCCACCAGGTCGCCCCGGCGGCTGTAACGGCTCTTGACCACCACCGGCGAGGCCAACGGGACGGCGG is a genomic window containing:
- a CDS encoding ATP-grasp domain-containing protein; the encoded protein is MRIGLITPEPGHPLLAATAALLAPGHVVEVLDPSTAEGVPDRPADVYLLKSRTAHALDLARRLEGRGASVVNTAAATTLCQDRTAMAELAQRAGLPFAATRCVGSLSVWARSAVPLASPVVVKSRYSRRGDLVARVDDAAGLRELAARWPGEPVVVQDFAPNSGWDHKLWAIGDQVFAALRRSELSPGGRGPNLPLALAELPAGWADLVRAAGAAFALDVYGVDIIDAGGGTPLIVDVNAFPGVRGQSGAPEALAALTLRRATGGGSDTP
- a CDS encoding DMT family transporter codes for the protein MGFVLPVLFALFAALSNALATVLQRRAALTVPQSDGFRFGLVLDLLRRPLWIAGILAVIAAGVGQAVALATGALALVQPLFVLELPLALLIASLVTRTRLPGALWLAVAGVVAGLGIALAAASPEGNRTHVPLDRWVLALAACAVAVALLAVAGLRRPPGRMRAGCLGAATAVCYALTAALMKSAMHVLDEGGIGAFLTTWETYAFAASGICALLLLEHAMQGGPLVASQPALTLGDASVSVALGVLLYEEHVRVQWWLLPQLLGLALICAGVLALARAAAPDGAG